The DNA window AAAAATCAAACTCAGCAAAAAACTGCACCTGAAAAAAGATGCAATTGTTGAATTGAATCCGGAGCAGCAATCCAAAATTGCCGGCGGTATGCCTTTGACCAGGACTACCATCTGCTGTATACCAACAGATGTTTCCCGTTGCGAAGTTTGCTGATATCAATAACACTTTTAAATCTCACCAGATGAAAAAGAAAAAAGTAGACCTCAGCAAAAAACTGTTTCTGAAAAAGGAAGCGATTGTTGAACTGAACACTCAGCAACAATCTCAAATCGCCGGTGGTATTCCTTTAACAAGATACAGTACCTGCTGTGTACAAACAATTGAGGTAAGCTGTCCGGTGGTGATGTGCTAACTAAAAACAGTTCATCACAGGGTACCGGAAAAATGATGCCCTTTAAAATTCACCATTATGAAAAAGAAAAAAATC is part of the Chitinophaga flava genome and encodes:
- a CDS encoding class I lanthipeptide — translated: MKKTKIKLSKKLHLKKDAIVELNPEQQSKIAGGMPLTRTTICCIPTDVSRCEVC
- a CDS encoding class I lanthipeptide, which codes for MKKKKVDLSKKLFLKKEAIVELNTQQQSQIAGGIPLTRYSTCCVQTIEVSCPVVMC